The genomic DNA ATAATAGACGATGTGAAAGAGCGGAAGATAAAAGGCATCGACGGCATAAAGCGCGCGATCATCCGCCGCTCTGGAGATAGCTATGTTATATACACCGAGGGCAGCAATCTGAGACAGGTTTTGCGCAAAGAAGGCGTTGACCAATCCAAGACCACAACCAATGCCATTCAAGAAATATATGAAGAGCTGGGCGTGGAGGCGGCGAGGAACGCGATAATAAAGGAGGCATACAACACTCTTGACGAGCAAGGGCTGAACGTTGACATCAGGCACATAATGCTGGTCGCGGACCTCATGACCAACGATGGGGATGTTAAGGCCATCGGGAGGCACGGCATTTCAGGCCGCAAATCATCCGTCTTGGCCAGAGCGGCCTTCGAGATTACGGCCGTGCATCTGTTACATGCCGCGCTGACGGGAGAAGAGGATCATTTGGACGGCGTGGCAGAAAACATTATAGTAGGGCAGCCTGTTACGCTCGGAACTGGGGCCGTTAATTTGGTATATAAACCTGTTTCCAGGGGGCAGAGCCATGGTTGATATCGGTAGAGCATTGAAGACCGCAGTGCAGACGGGCAAAGTGGTATTTGGCGTACAGCAAGCAGAAAAAGCTGTCAGGAATGGTGAGGCTAAGATGGTGATCATTTCATCGAACTGCCCCAGCCAATTCCTTAAGTCGACTAAATCTGTGCCAGTAAAAACATTTGAAGGAACAAATATGGAACTTGGAGCCTTGGCTGGGAAACCCTTCTCCGTTTCCGCCGTAGCTATAATCGATAAAGGCTCCTCTAATATCCTTTCGTTGTGATGGTCATGCCTGAAGTAAAACTCACAGAAGACACTCTTCGATACATAACCCTGTTCGAGAACATGACGAAAACACGCGTCAAGGATTGCATGGAGACAGAAGACAAATTGGTTTTCGTGGTTGACCCAGGCCAGGCCAATAGGGCCGTGGGCAAGGGTGGAGAGAATGTAATCCGTCTCAAAAACACCACAGGAAAGAATATCCAAGTGATAGAATATTCGGATGATGCAGAGCAGTTTATAAAGAACGTCTTCTACAATTACGGAGTGCAAAGCGTCTCCATAGAGAATCGCGGCAATATCGTCCATGCCACAGTGACCGTAGACCCCAAGGTCAAGGGAAGAGCTATAGGGAAGAACGGGCGCAATCTAAAGATAGCCCGAGACATCGTGGCAAGGCATCATAACGTCCAAAGCATCATCGTGGCTTAGAATCTCGGCCGCGAAAAGGTGTGAATTTACTTAGATGAACACTTCTTTGCCTTGTCCTTTTGCATTTTTCCTTTTATTAATTCCCGCTCCACCTCCAGCCTATCTGCAGTAGGATATTCCTCAACGATATAGGAATCAAAAGGTAGCAGCCCTTCCAGCTCTTTTAATATCCAAGGCGCAACTTCTAACCTTCCCGTAATTGGGTCAGTGTACATGAGGGTATCAGGGACGTCATAATCTTCGCTCAAAACTTTTTTAGCAAGACGCGCTTCATCTGGTTCAACCACTCCTTTGACCAACGTTCCATCTTCGGTGATCACATCTCCTCTTTTGGCTACGTTTTTAGCTCTGCGCATTAGCCTACGGCGCAGCTGTACCGAATCCTTGAAGGCCGAGGAGCAGTAATGGACAGGAATCCCGACCTCCAGTCTAAGCATTTTCAGCGCCGTCTCCTCGCTCCCCCAAGCGGCAGAAGAAATCTCATCTTTTACCGCAAACCCCCTCTCTGATAATTGCTTGAAGTTGGTTTCCGAGAACTCGAGCTCGTTTAAATTTACGAAGTCCAATCCTATTGCATCAGCGTATCTGATCAAGGCCTCTAATTGCTTCTCATGCCCAGGTATTGCGGGCACTTCTATACCCACACTCATGTCCAATCCCGATATAGCTTTCTCCAGACCTGTTCTATTCATCTTAGTCCACATGGAAGTGGGCGGATGTATCCTAAGTTCGTTCAATCCGACGCCCTGCAGTATCTTATAGGCGTCGTCATCAATGCTAGCTGTGTACAAATGTATGTGGTGCTTTTCTCCAAAAGTCTCGCGCAGAATCCCTACATAATGGAGCACTTTTTGCAGTGATTTGAGAGGGTCACCTCCTGTGATCCCTGTTCCCCCTGCTTTGATGCTTTTCGCTTCCATTATGACATCCTCATCGGAATGTACTTTTAATTCATCCGCGTAAACCACCTCCTTTCCTTTTTTTTCCTTGGAAAGAGGGCAGTAGTAGCATCCAGTTTCACACTTGCCAGTGACAAGGAGCACCATCTTCGCCCCTCTGCGACATATCTGGCATCCTTTTGGGAGGGAGCGTGTATAGGCGGACCCGGCCTCGATACTCCTAACCTTCACCTCGACCATATCGAAACACCACACCCCAGAGGTTCTATTCAATTTTTGCATCGGCATATCTTGCCGGGGCCATGTTTTTATCCCAGATAGCCCGTGTCATGATGAATAGTCATGAAAAAGCGTACAAGGATCATCCTTGCCCTGGATGTAATTAATGAAGCTAGAGCATTGACGGTAGCCGAAAAGGTGTTGGATTATGTTGATGCCATAAAGATAAATTGGCCATTGATTTTAGCCACTGGCCCTCACATCATCACAGAGATGGCAAGATTGGCACCGGTAATCTGCGACTTCAAGCTAGCTGACATACCAAACACTAATAGATTGATAGCGCAGAGAGCTTTTCAATTGGGAGCATCAGGTATAATAGTGCATGGATTTGCTGGCCGGGACTCAGTGGCAGCGGTAGTGCATGAGGCGCGAGGGAAGGAGGTCTTTTTAGTGACGGAGATGAGCCATCCTGGAGGAGAAGAGTTCACTGCTTCTCTGGCCGACCGGTTGGCAACTTTAGCGGTGGAAGTAGGGGCAACTGGAATAATAGCTCCGGCGACAAGACCAGAACGGATCGCCCGCCTTCGCTCCTTGATCGGTGATAAGCTAATACTCTCGCCAGGTGTGGGATTTCAAGGTGGAAGTGCAACTGAGGCATTAAGAAACGGAGCTGACTTCATTATCATTGGGAGATCCATATACGAAGATAAGGATCCTGCGGGGGCGGCAAGACGATTCTTGGAGGAGATACAAAACGCCTTCTTGTGAAGAAAAACACCTTTTTTGAAATAGCCAGATGAAAAAATTTTCACCCTCTCTTTGAAAGAACGTATTTATAGTGGATTTGTAATCAGTTGTCAAATCCTACAGGAGATAGCTGATGGCATCTATGGATGGAGGGTCGGGCAGAACTGTGGAAAAGAGCCGCCTCAACTTTTTAGCTTCATTCGGTAAGGGCCGCGAATCCTGGCTAAATCGGAATTGGCGAACAGTGGTGGTGCTTCTTTTCGTAGTGCTCCTGGCCTTTTTCATTCGCAGTTATTTCGTCTGGGGCCCTTCAGTGGAAAATGGCTTTTTGGTCTCAGGAGGCTCCGACTCCTACTATCATCAACGTGTCATCGACCATATCTCTAATACAGGGCAGCACCTCTACATCGACCCACTCTTGAATTATCCCGGGGGAATGAGGAATCCGCGGCCCCCCTTGTTCGATTGGTCTGTAGCGGTCATGGGGATGATATGGTCCGGCTTAACGGGCATGGCCGTATCGGATGGCACAGGTTTGGCCTTGATCACGGCTACTGCTGTTTGGGGAGCATTGACCTGCATACCCATGTATATGATCGGTCGCGAAGCTTTCAATCGAAAGGCTGGATTAGTGGCAGCGTTCCTGTTCGCGTTAATGCCTGGACACATCGAAAGGTCGGTAGCGTCACAGGCCGATCATGATGCCATGATATTGTTCTTCGTGGTTTTCGCTTTCTATTTCCTCTTGCGAAGTCTTAAGACTATAACTGGTGACCGCTGGGTCTCAAATTGGAAGAATTATCGTTCCGTCCTCTCGGGGCTTAAGTCCTATTGGAAGATGAATCAGGTCTCCCTTATTTATGCAGCATTAGGGGGAGTTTGTGTAGCCGCGGTTTCATTCATCTGGACGGGCTATATGTATGTGTTGATAATCGTATTGGTTTATTTCCTATTGCAGCTCTTCATCAATCGTTTCCGCAACGTCGATTCATTGGGTGTGATGATGAGCGTCGGCGTAATGCTAGGTCTGACTTTCATTTTGGCCGCACCCTTGTATTGGACCATGGACTATTGGGCTACTTGGTACGATGTGCCTCTCTTGCTATTCCTAGCTATGATAGTCGTCGGGCTCATTTTCGCTAGTACCAGGGACCTGCCTTGGACTCTTGTCGTGCCATCCTTTTTGATATTGGTAACGGTGGCATTGGCTGCGCTTTCCTTCCTGGCTCCTAATCTGTTCGACGCCATTATCACTGGTCAGGGCTATTTGGTGAAAAGTAAGCTTTACTCCACTATATCCGAAGCTCAGGCTCCCAGCTTCTCCACTCTAGCCATGTCCTTTGGCATAGTTACTTTTTGGCTGGCCCTGGTGGGGATAGGATACGCCGCCATCAAGGTACGCAAGAGTCTGTCCCCCCACTTTGTCTTCCTTATAGTCTGGACGGGGACGGCGGTGTTCATGGCCGCTTCCGCGGGCAGATTCCTATTCAATGCCGCACCTGCCTTTGCCATTATGGCGGGGTGGATCGTGGTCCTTATAATCGATGCGGTCAGGTTTCAAGATTATCCTAAAGGACTGGAGAACCCTACCCGTCCTTGGCGATCACCATGGCCCTGGTTCAAGAGCGTTTTCAGGCCGAAATATGTGATGGCCTTCTTCTTCCTCTTTATCTTGGTGCTCGTTCCAAACGCCTGGGCCGCGGTGGATGCGGGTATTCCTTCAGAATTCAAGAAACAATATGACTTGCAGATCTACAATGCCATGCCCTCAATCCTAAGACCTTCGAATTATGACAGTGTAAATGGTTCACAATGGTACTTAGGAGCCTTCGGTTTCAGCCTTCCCCTTCCCAGCCAATACTGGCCCGCAGCATGGAGCTGGTATCGATATCAAGATTCTTATTTGCCCATTTACGATCGCCCCGCTTTCCTATCATGGTGGGACTATGGCTTCGAAGCGATTCAGGCTGGGCAGCATCCCACGGTGGCAGACAACTTCCAGAACGGCTACAACTTCGCAGGCAATTACATAACCTGCACTGATGAGACCCAAGCCATCGCCATGTTAGTTATCAGATGCATAGAATATAATGACTTGAGTGAGGGCTCTGATGTATACAATGCCTTAATGGCCCACGGCGTCGACGCCGTAAAAGTTAGAGATATATTGCAAAACCCCTCCAAATATATATCCGTGGTCCTGGGGAACCCTGAGACTTACGGCAGATTCAGCTCTGACCTCTCCTCGGCGAATGCCAAATATATCGCTGCCAGGGTAGAAATGGCAAAAGTCGGTAAGAGCGAGTTGGTTTCCCTTTACAATAAGATCAGGGCGATTACTGGCAACAATATAGGGTATTTTGCTATTGACTCTCGCCTGTTCCCCTTCACCGCGACGGGTTACAACATCTTCTACGCTCCTGCAAAGTTGTCAGATCACGTGATAGATAAGGGAAGCAACGCTCCTGTCGATTTCTATCAAATTTATGCAGTGGTTATCCAGAATGGCCAGCAGCGGACAGTTCCGTTGGGGGAGATCACTGCTGACATGACGATAATCGATTACAAGATCGAATACACCCAGGCATTCTATCAAACAATGCTTTATAGGGCTTTTATGGGCTATGGCCCGTATGACATCGGTTATACCCAGCAAGGCATCCCCGGAATATCAGGCTCTTTGTCAAACCTCCCGCCTATGCAGGGCTGGAATCAGAGCCATTTCCGCATGGTGTATAGAACGGCCTATTTCAATCCCTTCCCCTCCGATCAGGTGGCCAATCACAGTCAAGCTTGGAGGGCCATTTCATATGATGAGGCGTTGATATTGAAGGACAAGATCTCCCGTGGAGAGGAGATAGGTGTTGTTGACACTTCTGCCTATAGTCTGACTCAAGGGGTAGTGTTTGTACAATACTATGATGGGGCCATCATCCAGGGCCAGGTGAGGACTGCCTCCGGTTTGCCCTATCCTAACGTATGGGTGACGGTTCTGGATGAGTATGGCATACCGCATCATTATGTGCGTACGGATCAGAACGGATATTACAGCGTGATCGCTCCCTTTGGCGATGTCGATGTGGTCTTCTCCATGGGCAATCTAGATAAGAGATTGCTTTATGCCAGTGAACTTCAGCGCGTTAAATACCATGTGACTTACGCTCAGGCCATGAGACAAACGGACTACATAATCGATGGAGATGTCACTATTACCAGCGCCAATTTGAAGGGGAAGGTATACTGGGATATGGATGGTGACGGGTCCTATGACTCAGCTCAAGATGAAATTATATCTGGGGCTAGGGTGATAGCCACTAATGAATCCCTAGGCTTCAGGGTGGAGGCCGTCACCACCTCCATGGGATATACCATTAACAACGTGCCCGCGGTCTCTGCGGATGTGTACGCGATAGTTGAAGGCCACCCAACCACCAAGAAGCCAACACAAATACTTCCATTGGCAGATACCACTGTGGACATCGGCATCAAACCTAGCTCGATCGGCGGGACCGTGAAATATGATGACGGAACCCCCGCTCCTGGCTTTAGAATCGTTCTCTCTGATAAGATCAATGGGACAGTTAGCACGAAAAGCACCGACGATTCAGGCGCCTTCTCTTTCGAGGGCTTGATGTATGGCGAATATGAGATAAGCTCAGGGATGCCTGGCACTACCTTTGGTCCGTTACAGATTAAGCTTAGCGAAGGGGAGAAAGTCAACAAACAGCTCATAGTTTATCCATCCTCAATACTCCGAGGACAAGCATGGCTCACTACGGGAATAGTAGCCTCCAATGCCACAATCCTCTTGCAGAACGAGGATTTAAACGTGGTAATACGTGCGGATCGCTCGGGTCGCTATTCAGTGGAATTGCCGCAGGGCACCTATAACCTATATTCTACCTTTGTCTCCGAAGGCAGGGATATGGCGGTTCTTAAGGAGTTAACTCTCATGCCTGGCGAAAACTCATTCGATCCTCTGTTAGTCCCTGCTAGTTATTTGAAGGGGAAGGTTCAAGGCATCTCCTCTCTTGAAGGTTTGACTGTACTGTTCCAGTCGCGAAGCAGTGGCGCTTCATTGTCTGCCAAGACGAACGAGACTGGGAATTTTGGGGTGATACTTCCTAATGATATCTATTTCGTGCAGATGGGTGAAGAAGGAGGAGCCTATTGGAACGACCTGACAGTGGCTTCTTCAACCAGTCTGATTATTAATCTGGCCAGTGCGGCTAAGGTAAATGGCTATGTCTGGTATGACAAAAATGGCGATGGAGCAAGAAGTTGGGATGAAGGGCTAGAAGGCGTGAGAGTGGAAATCAGAGACGCTGATGGAAGGAGCATATCCAAGCTCAGTGGGGCAGGAGGGAATTATGAGTTCTATCTTGTCCCGGGCAGGTCGTTCTCTATACTGGTTAGCGAAGAAGGTTTTGCTAGCTTTGTAAAATCCTTCGAACCCTTGACATCCTCATCCAACACGGATATCCAATTGAAGGCCTTAAACCGAACAGTAAGCGGCACGGCCAAGATTTCGGGGACGGGCATAGAAGGAATAGTGATAAGATTCGAATCGATATCGGGTGATGCAATTACCAAAGTGGTCCAGACCTCAACCTTGGGGACTTTCTCGGTGCAATTGCATCCTGGCTCTTATCGCATAAGGGTGGATCAGGATACTGTGGTGGGGGACAACTCATCGCGATATCAATATGAAGGAAATCTCACAGTGGAAATAGGCAAGGACCCCTCCCCCTTGACGCTTGATCTGGTGAAGCGCTATCTGGTAACAGGAACTATTGCTCCGGATCGAGGTTCCTTAGCTACCATAAGCATATACGGTCCAGATGTAAGGAGCTTGAGAGCGCAGACCTCCTTCAGCATCTATCTACAAGCAGGAGAATATGGCTTCTATTCTTTAGTGGAGAGGCTTGGAGCGAGATATGCAGCTATCGCAAGCGTGACAGTCGGTCCTTATGAAATTAATAATGTAAATCTGGTGACGGCTCAAGCATATTCTATTCAGGGATCTGTGAGATTTGAGGGCAAGGCCATAACGGGAAACGCTCCGGTGGTGATCAGCGCCGGCAGCGGTGGGAGTATGGAGCTTAAGACCACCCTTGCTGGCACCTTTACTACTTATCTGCCAGCAGGGGAATATATGGCTTCGGTAGATTTCCATACCACGGAAGCGATTAAAACCAGAACTAGGTACATACGCTACTTTGGAGATTTATCTTTCAATGTGGCAGGAAGTAAGTCTATTACCATCAATGTCGATAAGGCTCTTGACAACAGCACTCTGATTGGATCAGTTAGGGTTAATGGAGAGGCCGTGGCGGCGGTGCTGCAATTTATTCCTGCTTCTTCCTCAGCAATTTGGGGAAATTTCACCGTGCCAGCTTCAAGCTTCACCGTAGATGTCGCGCCGGGGGAATACGCTATCTATGCTAGAGAATTGAGCGGTCCATCGGTATTCATGGGCAAAATGAACGTGCCACCCCGCTCATCCTCTTATCTGAATATCGATTTGGTCCCGGGCATTAAATTCTCTGGCACTACGTTGTTAAACGGAAGACCTGGCAACGCGCTATTAGAATTCAACAGCGCCAATTATGCTCAGGTGAAGAGTGGTCAAGATGGCAGCTTCGAAATCTACCTACCTCAGGATGATTACATTGTGAAATGCACGGCTGAGGGCAGCGAAAAGGGAGTTGCCGTGGAATACGAGCTGGAATTTCCGTTGAAACTAAGGAATAACCAGATAAGCATAATAGATTTGAAGAAGGTGCCTAAGTACGGCGTAGACTTGAGCTGGGATGCAGCGGAGAAGCAGACCATAGCTCCCGGAGGGAATGTATCTTACAACTTACGCATCGTTAATACTGGCAACGTTGCTGATGTGTTCACCTTGAGCGCCTCTGGTTTCGCTACCGGATGGAGGGTTAGCTTCTCTCAGAACTCGGTCAACGTGGACTTTGGGCCCGATGGCGCACAATTGGTTACTGTTACGATTTATACACCCACTAACGCCAAAGTCATCCATCCGCCCATCACTATTCGCGCACAATCGACCAAAGGGACAGCTTCGGACTCCGTAACAGTTGATGTCGGCATTGCCTCTCACCATGATGTCTGGCTCAATTATTCCTCGGCCTCGAGCACGTCAGGAAGCGAATACCTCTACAAGTTCACTTTCAAGAACGTGGGCAACGTAGATGATACTTATAACATCTCTATTCCTAACCTGTCGGAGCTTGCCTCTTGGGGGTGGAAGGCGGAGATAAGATCGGGAACCGGCCCCTGGTCCAGCTACATCTCATCCACTCTTGCAGCGAGCAATCAGGGTAATCTTGAACTAAGATTAATTCCGCTTCGAAGCAACCCGAATGCAAGGGTGACAATAGTCCTAACTATACAATCATTGAATTCTCCTTCCACGGTTAAGGTGCTGCAATTCGAGCCCTCCATGCCTAATTTCAATATTCCATTGGGAGGCCTAACAGTCACCGGACCGGGCGTGTTCACAGAGGTTCAGCAAGTTCCAACTAAAACGGTTATCTTCATTGGATTGTTGGTGGCGGTCACAACTATCTTAATGGTATTCTCAGTGCAGAAGGGGGTATTCCGACGAAGAAAGCGCTGATCATCGCCGCCGCGCTCATCCTTCTTCTGGCTAGCTGCGCTAATCTAGCACTAGTGGTACAAGCGGAGAATCCTCTTTACATCAAAGTAGAGGGCAGAAATGTGGTGGCAGTGAGGGAGGTCAACCCTTACGTCGTCACGGCCATAGGCGGACCCGCAGAGGTGCCTGGCGGTGGAAACTATAGTTTCTTGGTGACGGTCACGGGCAGGAATGCGGTAGATGCCCTGGTGTCTCCAGCGAATGGAGTAACGCCCACTGGCATATTCCGTTTTAACCTGACCGCTCCTTCCAGCGCTACAGATATGACCATAACCGTGAATGTCACATCGACTGGGCCTTCTGGCAAAGTGAGTAAAATCTATAATTACTACGTCCGTTCGGTGGAGCCAATAGTTATCAGTGCTAAAGTGGTCAACCAAGGGAGCATAGAGGTCGAAGGTGTAGCCGTTCGCTTCTTTGCGGACGGAGTTCTACTGCAAGAGAAAAAAGTTGACATACCCGCAGGCGCCTCCAAGGTCGTAACATACAATTGGACCGAAAGCGTTTCACCAGGAGAGCATAGGATAAGAGTAGAACTGGATCCGCAGGGGCAATTCGTACGCTTCGAATCCGGAGGAACGATCTTCGAGCAGACCATTTGGGTCGGAGGGACCGATTGGGCTAATTTCAACGCTATATTGATAGGCTTGATCATCCTGCTAGGCCTGCTGGCTTACCTCGTTTATAAAAGGCCAACGACAAAACGGCGTAGAAGATGAAAGAAGCATCCTTTTTATGAAGAAAATGAAGGTCTTCATGATTCGATGAGTAAAATTGCCTGTAGTCTTAAAGGAGGTTTCATTCATTTACTGCTTTGAAAGATGGAATTGAATAGCCTTCAATAAAATACTCGTGCTGGATAACACCTTCATTGTTCGAGGTCATGTGGAAGAATAGTACTGTTTTTACGTCCCCATTTTATAGGGGAATCAATCTCGATTCACTGACTCCTCTTTATCCAGCCTCTTATACAAGGCTTCGATCTTATCGCCTAGCGTCTTGGCGCTTACTGCCACGGCGAGCTCTCCTCTCGTCTTTTCTAGAAGAGAACGGGCTATATCCTGCTTCCTTCGGATGGCAACTAATGCATCTGGATAATCAAAGCGCATTATTATCTGGAAGAACTCCTCCATCATATCCAGATGACGTGAGGCCGCTTCTATGTCACCTTCTCTAAGGGCTTCAAGGCAGAATCTCCTCAATTCCCCTATGCAATCCGCGAGACCTAACAGATAGGCAGTACTGGGAACGTTCAGTTCCTCGGGAGATGGCATATCCTCACCTTTGACTATGGACAGCAGTATGGCCGCCTCAGCCAACTCCTGCATGGCATCTGATACGAGCCCAGAGCTGAAAATCTCTGGATGGTCAAGCAGGAGGCTTCTAAGCCTCTGCGACTCATCCATGGCCTCCGACATCATCTCCTCCGCATTCTCCCCCTTGTGTATGCTGTGCACCACGCTTCCAGAGAGGCGAATGATTGCCCGCGAGGACTTGATAGCTATCTCCCTAACTGTATCCTTCTCATCAAGTTTGCTCTGGATACGATTAGCTATCTCATCCAGGTTACTCATGAAACGGCTAAACTGACTCAAGAATAAATACTATTTCCTCAGGGATCGGATGCGCTCTATCTTCCTCTGAATCACCTCATGCTTGCCAATATCATGGCGGACGTAGACCTCCTCCCCTGACACGAAGCGCAGGGCCCTCTCGCACTGTCTTTCTGCAGCATCGAGGCTTCGATCAATGCCGACCACCGCTACAGCTCTCGAAGAGGTTGTCAGCAGACGTCCATCCTCTTGGTTGACCGCCGCGTAGAACAGTTCCGCCCCGCATCGCCTAATCCCCTCCTCGTCTACTTTTATTGTGGTACCCGATTTGGCATTCAATCCATAACCGATCGGAACCACGTATTTGCATACCGTGGCTTCCTTCCTGAACAGGCATTTCTTATTCGATAGGTCTCCAAAAGCGATGCCCTGGCAGATTTCTAAGAAATCCGATTCGAGAAGAGGCAGGACGTTCATAGCCTCAGGGTCACCGAAACGGGCGTTGAACTCAATTATCTTGGGCCCCTCAGCGGTCAACATGAATTGCCCGTAAAGAATTCCCTTATATGGGGTCCCTTCAGAAGCCAGCGCATCTATCGTTTTACGCATGGACATTACTGCCTTCTCCTTCTCTGAAGAGGTTACGAAAGGCAGCAGATGGTCCTCGCCAGAGTATGAGCCCATTCCCCCTGTGTTATGACCTTTATCGCCTTCAAAAGCTCGCTTATGATCCTGCACCAATGGCATAGGGATAATATGCTTGCCGTCAGAGAAAGCCTGCAGGCTGAACTCCTCACCTTCGACCTTCTCCTCGATTACCACCCTTCCTCCCCCTACACCTTTTTCGATCACTTCCTTGATGTATGCCAAGACCTCTGCTCTGTCTTTCAGGTGCTCTCCCTCAACCTTTACCCCTTTTCCTCCCGTCAACCCCTCCGGTTTCACAACAACCTGATGCTCAACGCTATCAAGGAAAGATTTAGCCTCTTCATATGATGAGAAGACGGCAAAAGCAAGATTTCCAGGAATTTTATAATTGGCAAGAAGGGCGCGGGCAAAACTCTTGCCAGTCTCTATGCGAGACGCTGACCTAGTGGGCCCAACGCATCTCACGCCTTTTTCCTCCAGGGCATCCACCACACCTGCTTCAAGGGGAGACTCCGGGCCTATGATGGCCAGCTCTACTCCCTTAGATGTGGCATATCTAACGATGGAATCAACCTCTGTCTCGTTTAACAAAACGTATTCCTTAGAAGCCCTGATAATACCAGGATTTTTATTCTTTAAAATAGAATATATTTCAACATCTGATTTGGCCAAGGCTTTCACTATAGCGTGCTCCCTGCCTCCTCCACCAATCGCCAGGACTTTCATTCTCATACCAGCAGGATAATCGTCGAACCAGTATTAATTCTTGAACTGAAGTTATAGGCTCACGAGATAAGATGCAATGCCTTCAGAAGTTCCTCCACCCCTTCCCCTGTCTTGGCGCTCGTTAGGTAGAGCTTTCCGGCTTTTCTCAACCTAGAATAGTCCCTCTTCAATCTCTCAATATCTGAATC from Methanomassiliicoccales archaeon includes the following:
- the pyrF gene encoding orotidine-5'-phosphate decarboxylase yields the protein MKKRTRIILALDVINEARALTVAEKVLDYVDAIKINWPLILATGPHIITEMARLAPVICDFKLADIPNTNRLIAQRAFQLGASGIIVHGFAGRDSVAAVVHEARGKEVFLVTEMSHPGGEEFTASLADRLATLAVEVGATGIIAPATRPERIARLRSLIGDKLILSPGVGFQGGSATEALRNGADFIIIGRSIYEDKDPAGAARRFLEEIQNAFL
- a CDS encoding 50S ribosomal protein L30e; translated protein: MVDIGRALKTAVQTGKVVFGVQQAEKAVRNGEAKMVIISSNCPSQFLKSTKSVPVKTFEGTNMELGALAGKPFSVSAVAIIDKGSSNILSL
- a CDS encoding radical SAM protein — translated: MVEVKVRSIEAGSAYTRSLPKGCQICRRGAKMVLLVTGKCETGCYYCPLSKEKKGKEVVYADELKVHSDEDVIMEAKSIKAGGTGITGGDPLKSLQKVLHYVGILRETFGEKHHIHLYTASIDDDAYKILQGVGLNELRIHPPTSMWTKMNRTGLEKAISGLDMSVGIEVPAIPGHEKQLEALIRYADAIGLDFVNLNELEFSETNFKQLSERGFAVKDEISSAAWGSEETALKMLRLEVGIPVHYCSSAFKDSVQLRRRLMRRAKNVAKRGDVITEDGTLVKGVVEPDEARLAKKVLSEDYDVPDTLMYTDPITGRLEVAPWILKELEGLLPFDSYIVEEYPTADRLEVERELIKGKMQKDKAKKCSSK
- a CDS encoding NusA-like transcription termination signal-binding factor, producing MPEVKLTEDTLRYITLFENMTKTRVKDCMETEDKLVFVVDPGQANRAVGKGGENVIRLKNTTGKNIQVIEYSDDAEQFIKNVFYNYGVQSVSIENRGNIVHATVTVDPKVKGRAIGKNGRNLKIARDIVARHHNVQSIIVA